The Candidatus Zixiibacteriota bacterium genomic interval GATCTTCGCCCCGCGCGAGCACTTCGATCAGACCAGGGTGCAGGTTCATGGCAAAAAGCTTATGAATTGTGGGCAGTCGGAGGTCGGCATCGATAACAAGCGTCTTGAGGCCCTTTTTCATCGACGCCGTCATGGCCAGAAAGGCGCAGACAGTGGATTTCCCCTCGCCGGTCAACGCCGAGGTAATCAGTATCGACTTCAGCTCTTTGCCCCGATCCGAGTTCTGGAGACGATACAACAGCCGACGATACTCGGTCACATAAGGAGACTCGAGATCAAACAAATCGATGACTGATGTTTCGCCTTTGGCCTCAGCTTTCTTGTTGTTATTCCGCAATCTTCTTTACCGCCTCGTTTATTCTGTCGTAAGTATCTTCGGCTTCCTGAAGGTGTGCTGCCAGCTTGGTCAGGCCTGGATTTATATCGAGCGTCTTTTTATATTGCTCGACGCCCTTCTTCCAGGTCATTCTGGCGTGTTCGAGATAACACCGGGACAACTCTACATAAAGGTCGACATACGTCGGGTTCTTGCCAATCTCCCGCTGCAAAAAGCTTATTCTGTCCTCGATCGCCTTCTCGTTGATCCACTGCGGATATAGCGCGTATCGCATATAGTAAGGAGCGTAGCGGCGCGCATGAGCTTCCTTCTTTTCTTCCCGTACTTTTCTTAACAGCGCAAAGGCCTGCCTGGTGTCACCGGCTTTAAGCGCCGTCAGCCCTCTTTCGAACACGGCCGTTTTGTAATCCGGATATATCAGCGACGCCTTGTTGAAGTAGTCGTTGGCTTTGGCGGTGAGATTTGGAGCCATCTGACGCATACCGATTTCCATCGACTGTCGAATCAGGGCCAGTCCAAGATTGAAGTAAGCATCCGAGTAGTAAAGATTGATCTCGATCGCCTTTTCGAACTGCTGCTGTGCTTCCTTCAGGGCCATTGAAGCCATCAACGCTTCGCCGAAATTATTACGATAATCGGCATACTGTGGTCGAAGTTCTACGGCCGACCGGACAGCTTTGCTGGACGCCTCCACGTTGCCTAACGCCAGTTCGGTCTGGCCAAGTAGGTTGTAGGCTTCGTGATAACTCTCATTGAGTCCGATGGCGGTCGTGAACAGCGATTGCGCCTCACCATAAAAACGACGATAGAAAAACGCCAGTCCCATGTGATACATCATTTCGGCATTGGCGCTCTCGAGGGCCTCATGATACGCCTTCAGGAGCGTCTCGATCTCTCTCTTCTTCTCGTCGTGAGTCGTCTGCACCAGAGCAAGCACCT includes:
- a CDS encoding tetratricopeptide repeat protein; translated protein: METYRLNSKLVDDSKEYLIQTTNDVSLGSISSEVYVDGLLADVVNLPHPEQIKPEEVLALVQTTHDEKKREIETLLKAYHEALESANAEMMYHMGLAFFYRRFYGEAQSLFTTAIGLNESYHEAYNLLGQTELALGNVEASSKAVRSAVELRPQYADYRNNFGEALMASMALKEAQQQFEKAIEINLYYSDAYFNLGLALIRQSMEIGMRQMAPNLTAKANDYFNKASLIYPDYKTAVFERGLTALKAGDTRQAFALLRKVREEKKEAHARRYAPYYMRYALYPQWINEKAIEDRISFLQREIGKNPTYVDLYVELSRCYLEHARMTWKKGVEQYKKTLDINPGLTKLAAHLQEAEDTYDRINEAVKKIAE